The genomic region CGACGTCACCGACCGCGAGTCGTTCGCCACGTTCCTGGACAAGGCTCGCACCGACGGCGGCGGGCACATCGACGTGCTCATCAACAACGCCGGGGTGATGCCGATCGGACCGTTCGTCGACGAGACCGAGAAGTCCATCCGGTCGACGATCGAGGTCAACCTCTACGGCGTGATCACCGGCTGCCAGCTGGTCGCCCCGGACATGATCGCGCGGCGCAGCGGCCACATCATCAACATCTCGTCGCTGTCGGGTCTGATCCCGGTGCCCGGCCAGGTCGTCTACAACGCCTCGAAGTTCGGTGTCGTCGGGATGTCGGCCGCGCTGGCCGACGAGCTCGCGCCCTACGGCGTCGAGGTGTCGGTGATCATGCCGCCATTCACCAACACCGAGCTGATCTCGGGCACCAAGGGCAGCGGCGCGATCAAGCCGGTCGAACCCGAGGACATCGCCAACGCCGTGGTCAAGACCCTCGACAAGCCGAAAACCCATGTGTCGGTGCCGACTCCGCTGCGGTTCACCGCGCAGGCAGCCCAGATGCTGGGCCCCCGCGGCCGTCGCTGGCTGAACAAGAAGCTCGGCCTGGACACCGTGTTCCTCGACTTCGACGCCGACGCCCGCAAGGCCTACGAGGACCGGGCCCGGGCCGCACAGGGCGTCGTCGAGAGCTGACCCGTGAACCCGCCGCGTCGGGGCTAGGAGAAGCTGGGCGCCGGGTCACCGAGGCGGTAGGCCTCGATGGTGTCCAGCGCGTCGAACAGCTCCTCGAAGGCGAACTGGTAGTCGTCGGCGGTGCCGACGAACACCACATGCGCGATGTCGGTGGTGTCCTCGGCGGTCAGCACGATCGTGGTGGCGTTCACCAGATCCTCGTCGGGCACCTCGGCGTAAGAGCCCGGGAAGTACCACAGCGCCGACTCGTCATCGGAGAGCTCGTCGTCGAACACCCAGCCGCGCTCGGTGATCCGCTCATCGAAGGCCTCCAGCACGGCGGCCGCGGCGGTCTGCTCCTGGAGCGCCTCGACGACCTCGGTGGGCAGCCAGCGCTCGTTGCGGGCGGCCAGCCGCTTGCGGCGGCGGGCCTTCTTCTTGTCGCTGTTGCGGGACACCGCGGCAGGCCTACGCGAGCGCCTGGTCGAGGTCGTTGAGCAGGTCGTCGGTGCCCTCCAACCCGACCGAGATGCGCACCACACCGTCGCCCAGACCGATCGCCGCGCGGCCCTCCGGGCCCATCGCCCGGTGGGTGGTGGTGGCCGGGTGGGTGATCAGCGACTTGGCGTCGCCCAGGTTGTTGGAGATGTCGACGATGCGCAGCTTGTCGAGCACCTCGAACGCGCGCTGCTTCGCCGCGTCTGGATTGCCGGCTCCGCCGGGGGTGGCCAGCTCGAACGTGACAACCGTTCCGCCGCCGGACATCTGGCGCTTGGCCAGGTCGTACTGCGGGTGCGACTCCAGGTACGGGTAGCGCACCCAGCTGACCGCGGGATGCTCCTGCAGGAACTCAGCGATCCGCTGCGCCGACGCGTTCTGGTGCTGCACCCGGATGGCCAGTGTCTCCAGGCCTTTCAGCAGCGTCCAGGCGTTGAACGGGCTCAGCGAGGGACCGGTGTGGCGCATCAGCTTCTGCACCGACTCGTCGATGTAGTCCTTGGGCCCCAGGATCGCGCCGCCGAGCACCCGGCCCTGGCCGTCGATGTGCTTGGTGCCCGAGTACACCACGATGTCGACGCCCAGCGGGATGCCCTGCTGCAGGATCGGGGTGGCGAAAACGTTGTCCAGCACCACTTTCGCGCCCGCGGCGTGCGCCATCTCGGAGACCGCCGCGATATCGACCAGCGTCTGCATCGGGTTCGACGGCGTCTCGAAGAACACCGCCTGGGTGGGCTTGCTCAGCGCCTGCTCCCACTGCGAGAGGTCGTCGCCGTCGACGAAGACCGTCTCCACGCCCCAGCGCGGCAGGATCTCGTTGCAGACCACGAAACAGGACCCGAACAGGCTGCGCGCGGCCACCAACCGGTCACCGGCACCCAGCAGCGCACCCAGCGCGGTGAACACCGCGGACATGCCGCTGGCGGTCGCGAAGCAGGCCTGGGCGCCCTCGATCAGGCGCAGCCGCTCCTCGAACATCGAGACGGTCGGATTGCCGTAGCGGGAGTACACGTACCGGTCGACCTCGCCGGTGAACGCCCGCTCGGCCTCGGCCGCAGACGAATAGACATAGCCGGAGGTGAGGTACATCGCCTCCGCGGTCTCCTCGAACCCGGACCGCAGAAGCCCGCCGCGCACCCCGATGGTGGCCTGGCTGACTCCGTCGGGCAGTTCGGCGGGCTGCCGCACGGATGGTGTGTCGCTCATGACTGCTTCCAGGGGAGTCCGACGGCCTTCCAGCCGGTCTTACCGCGGTGGTTGTTCTCGTCGAGGTTGCCCTCGAACCCGTCGAGCACGTTGTAGGACGGGGTGATGCCGGCGGCGGTGGCCGCCTCGGCCGCCCCGATCGACCGGTTGCCCGACCGGCACAGGAACACCACCGGCCGGTCGCCGGGGGTGACGCCCGCGGCCTTGAGCTCCTCGACGAACGCGTCGTTATGGGTGCCGTCGACGCGGTTCCACTCGATGAACAGCACCTCGCGCTGCAGCGACGACAGATCCGGTACACCCACGAAGCGCCACTCGGCGTCGGTGCGACAGTCCACCAACACCGCGTCGGGGTTGTCGGTCAGCAGCCGCCAGGCCTCCTCGGGGGTGATGTCTCCGGCGTACGTCATATCTCGACTCTCGCTCGTCTTCCGGTGCTCGCGCTCGGCAACTTCCAGCCGTTGAGTCTCCCACAGCTAGCCGGTCGCGGGCGAGCAGACCTTCCAGCCGCCGTCGATGCGCACGAACGTCATCTCGACCGGGATCTTGGTGTCCGGAGTCTTGCCGAAGTGGTAGGTGACGGTGGCCGTCGCACGGTCGCCGTCGATCTTGATGTCGGTGACGTCGTCGACGTACCGCTCGCCCTGCTCCTCGACCGATTCCCGTTGTGCGCCAAGCACATCGTCCTCGGAGTCCTGCTGCTCGGGGCAGGTGTAGAGCAGGAAGTCGGGGTAGTTCTGCCGTTGCAGCGCGTCGTTCTGGCCGACGGCGGCGCGGGCCACCTCCACCTCCGGGGTGGGCGGGTCGTCACCGGAGAACAGGTTCACCAACCCGGTTGCGATCACCACGATCACAGCTATTGTCAGCGCCGCCATGAACGGCCATGCGGTCGGACGATCGACCGGTTCGGAATCGGACACGACTACCGGAGCCTACTCAGGGCCCGGTCTCGGGGCCTAATCCCAGCGCCCCGGTGACCCGGCGGGCCCGGTCCCGCGCGACGATCACGTCGGGTGCGGTGGCCAGCGCGAGCGCCAGCCGCCTGCGCGCCTCGGTCTCGTCGGGCCGGTCGAACAGCCGCACGTCGCTCTCGGCGACCGCCAGCGCCTCGGCCAGCACCGTCAGCCGGTCCGCGGCGGCCGGTTTCATCTCCGCGCCCGCGTAGGTCACCTCGGCGGCGGCCGGCGAGATCATGATCGTGTCGACGGGCAGCCCGAGGATCGCGCGGGCGTGCAGCTCGAACTCCGAGAGTCGCTGCGAGCGCAGGGTGACCAGCCCGCTGTCGTGCGGCCGGGGCCGCACCGTGTCGAAGTACACCTCGTCGCCGCGGACCAGCAGTTCGACGCCGAACACCCCGCGCCCGCCGAGCGAGTTGACGATGCGCGCGGCGATCGACTTCGCCGAGTCCAGCGCCACCGGCGCCAGCGGCTGCGGCTGCCAGGTCTCGAGCACGTCGCCGTCGCGCAGCCGGTGCCCGATCGGTTCGCAGAAGTGCACCGCCGGGCCCGTCGGCCCCACGGTGCGCACCGTCAGCAGCGTGACCTCGACGTCGACCTCCACCACCGACTCGACCATCACCCGGTTGTGCGG from Mycolicibacterium phlei harbors:
- a CDS encoding rhodanese-like domain-containing protein encodes the protein MTYAGDITPEEAWRLLTDNPDAVLVDCRTDAEWRFVGVPDLSSLQREVLFIEWNRVDGTHNDAFVEELKAAGVTPGDRPVVFLCRSGNRSIGAAEAATAAGITPSYNVLDGFEGNLDENNHRGKTGWKAVGLPWKQS
- a CDS encoding O-succinylhomoserine sulfhydrylase, with the protein product MSDTPSVRQPAELPDGVSQATIGVRGGLLRSGFEETAEAMYLTSGYVYSSAAEAERAFTGEVDRYVYSRYGNPTVSMFEERLRLIEGAQACFATASGMSAVFTALGALLGAGDRLVAARSLFGSCFVVCNEILPRWGVETVFVDGDDLSQWEQALSKPTQAVFFETPSNPMQTLVDIAAVSEMAHAAGAKVVLDNVFATPILQQGIPLGVDIVVYSGTKHIDGQGRVLGGAILGPKDYIDESVQKLMRHTGPSLSPFNAWTLLKGLETLAIRVQHQNASAQRIAEFLQEHPAVSWVRYPYLESHPQYDLAKRQMSGGGTVVTFELATPGGAGNPDAAKQRAFEVLDKLRIVDISNNLGDAKSLITHPATTTHRAMGPEGRAAIGLGDGVVRISVGLEGTDDLLNDLDQALA
- a CDS encoding SDR family oxidoreductase — protein: MDNIRGKTIAITGAARGIGFATAKALLARGARVVIGDRDVALQESAVAQLTKLGPVSGYPLDVTDRESFATFLDKARTDGGGHIDVLINNAGVMPIGPFVDETEKSIRSTIEVNLYGVITGCQLVAPDMIARRSGHIINISSLSGLIPVPGQVVYNASKFGVVGMSAALADELAPYGVEVSVIMPPFTNTELISGTKGSGAIKPVEPEDIANAVVKTLDKPKTHVSVPTPLRFTAQAAQMLGPRGRRWLNKKLGLDTVFLDFDADARKAYEDRARAAQGVVES
- the purT gene encoding formate-dependent phosphoribosylglycinamide formyltransferase; translated protein: MTDKPAVMLLGASELSRELALAFQRLGAQVIAVDRYADAPAHGVADRAIVARMNDSEALIALIETENPRYVVTEAGVVAADALIAVAERGETEVFPTPRSTRLSLDREGLRRLASDELGLPTAPFWFASSPEELAAVAAHAGFPLVVKPIASAPGEGESVLVRDEEIEPAWQRAIVAGRIPHNRVMVESVVEVDVEVTLLTVRTVGPTGPAVHFCEPIGHRLRDGDVLETWQPQPLAPVALDSAKSIAARIVNSLGGRGVFGVELLVRGDEVYFDTVRPRPHDSGLVTLRSQRLSEFELHARAILGLPVDTIMISPAAAEVTYAGAEMKPAAADRLTVLAEALAVAESDVRLFDRPDETEARRRLALALATAPDVIVARDRARRVTGALGLGPETGP
- a CDS encoding Rv0361 family membrane protein; translation: MAALTIAVIVVIATGLVNLFSGDDPPTPEVEVARAAVGQNDALQRQNYPDFLLYTCPEQQDSEDDVLGAQRESVEEQGERYVDDVTDIKIDGDRATATVTYHFGKTPDTKIPVEMTFVRIDGGWKVCSPATG